From one Scophthalmus maximus strain ysfricsl-2021 chromosome 19, ASM2237912v1, whole genome shotgun sequence genomic stretch:
- the ggt5a gene encoding gamma-glutamyltransferase 5a, with protein MARSKSRVYTCCALMLLCVVAIIVCLAVFVRRKCPAGTFSNAAVAADSRRCSEIGRDVLQQGGSAVDGAIAALLCTSLMNPQSMGIGGGSIFTVMDSSGKVKIINARETVPQSFQSDLLESCPKTFQLLSGSQWIGVPGEIRGYEQAHRLYGKLPWATLFQPAIQLAREGFPIPQIQGRYIPYIGTNQTQSLRKLFADKDGNLLKTGDTVRFEKLADTLEMIANHGADAFYTGRVAEDLIRDIQEAGGTLTVQDLASYKVAVTDAWAVPLGEYQMYIPPPPAGGTILSLILNILKGYGLNSASLTGEQKTLAYHRYVEAFKFANGLKKHIHPQFTSEEMARKFTEDSFADRIRSLISSDKTHGAQYYNITPYLESVGTTHVSVLAEDGSAVSVTSTINHIFGSKVFSPSTGVILNNELSDFCGRVDSIFPGEQPPSSMSPAVLKSLSKTLVIGSTGGSMITTGMASTLMSHLWFGKSLKEAIAAPVVFVDSKNALRFEANFDKNVIKALKALGHSQDTSSIFYNVVNAVEKEDGCICAVSDARKLGQAAGY; from the exons ATGGCGAGGTCAAAGTCGAGGGTGTACACTTGTTGCGCACTGATGCTGCTGTGCGTGGTCGCTATAATTGTGTGTCTTGCTGTATTTGTGAGGCGCAAGTGTCCGGCCGGTACTTTCTCAAATGCTGCAGTGGCGGCAGACTCTCGGAGATGTTCAGAGATTGGACG GGACGTCCTTCAACAAGGGGGCTCGGCGGTAGACGGCGCCATTGCAGCGCTGCTGTGCACCTCCCTCATGAACCCACAGAGTATGGGCATCGGAGGGGGGTCCATATTCACAGTGATGGACAGCTCTG GTAAAGTGAAAATCATCAACGCCAGAGAAACTGTACCACAGTCCTTTCAATCTGACCTCCTCGAGTCATGCCCCAAGACCTTCCAGCTGCTGTCAG GGAGCCAGTGGATTGGGGTCCCAGGGGAAATTCGAGGTTACGAACAGGCTCATAGACTTTATGGGAAGTTGCCATGGGCAACCCTCTTCCAGCCGGCCATCCAACTGGCCAGGGAGGGGTTTCCTATCCCCCAAATCCAAGGGCGATACATCCCCTACATTGGTACAAACCAGACCCAGTCACTACG GAAGTTGTTTGCAGATAAGGATGGGAACTTGCTGAAGACTGGTGATACAGTGAGGTTTGAGAAACTGGCCGACACCCTTGAGATGATTGCAAATCATGGAGCAGACGCCTTCTACACCGGAAGAGTAGCTGAGGATTTAATCCGTGACATACAGGAGGCAg GAGGAACACTCACGGTGCAGGACTTGGCATCATATAAGGTTGCAGTGACTGATGCGTGGGCTGTTCCTTTGGGAGAGTACCAGATGTATATACCCCCACCCCCTGCAGGCGGCACCATCCTCAGCCTCATCCTTAACATCTTGAAAG GATATGGCCTGAATTCAGCATCACTGACAGGTGAACAAAAGACTCTAGCGTATCACCGCTATGTTGAAGCTTTCAAGTTTGCCAATGGACTAAAGAAACACATCCATCCACAGTTCACCTCGGAAGAA ATGGCACGGAAATTCACAGAGGACAGCTTTGCCGACAGAATACGGAGCTTGATCAGCAGCGACAAGACTCATGGTGCCCAGTACTACAACATCACCCCGTACCTTGAGAGTGTGGGAACCACGCACGTGTCGGTGCTGGCTGAGGATGGGTCTGCTGTGTCCGTCACCAGCACCATCAACCACAT CTTTGGATCCAAGGTTTTCTCTCCGAGTACTGGGGTCATCCTCAACAACGAACTGTCCGACTTCTGTGGCAGAGTTGATAGCATCTTTCCTG ggGAGCAGCCTCCCTCCTCAATGTCCCCCGCTGTGCTCAAGTCTCTGTCGAAGACCCTTGTGATTGGATCGACTGGTGGGAGTATGATCACCACAGGGATGGCCTCG ACGCTCATGAGTCACCTTTGGTTTGGAAAGAGCCTAAAGGAGGCGATTGCTgctccagttgtttttgttgactCCAAAAATGCACTGAGGTTTGAGGCCAACTTTGACAAG AATGTAATCAAGGCTCTTAAAGCTCTGGGACACAGTCAAGACACATCGAGCATTTTCTACAATGTGGTCAACGCTGTGGAGAAGGAGGACGGCTGTATCTGTGCAGTGTCTGATGCCAGGAAACTGGGCCAAGCAGCCGGATACTGA